The Amycolatopsis mongoliensis genome includes a window with the following:
- a CDS encoding DMT family transporter, which yields MKLLAPALTVVLWASAFPAIKVGLDGYGVAGLSFARLAVASAVLLPAAPILKVRLPRAPDLPLIAVCGLAGMSAYQLLLNWGEVHVPAGTASLLVSVAPVFSVLLAAAFLGERLTAVKVLGSAVALGGSALIASGSGLAYSQAAWVVLAAAAVQGIYHFCSKPLLRRYTGLEVACYAMWAGTLFLAPLAPQALHALATAPPNATLAVVFLGVLPSAAGFVAWGYAVARHSIAVATGALYLVPGVALAVAFGWLGEVPTWADAAGGALGIAGVVLLSLSRGSGRTAAAAPARPGPARSAGGSRRAPAP from the coding sequence GTGAAACTCCTGGCGCCGGCCCTCACCGTCGTGCTCTGGGCGTCGGCGTTCCCCGCCATCAAGGTCGGCCTGGACGGCTACGGCGTCGCCGGGCTGTCCTTCGCGCGGCTCGCGGTCGCGTCGGCGGTCCTGCTGCCGGCCGCGCCGATCCTCAAGGTGCGCCTGCCCCGCGCACCGGACCTGCCCCTGATCGCGGTCTGCGGGCTCGCCGGGATGAGCGCGTACCAGCTGCTGCTCAACTGGGGCGAGGTCCACGTCCCGGCCGGGACGGCGAGCCTGCTCGTCTCGGTGGCTCCGGTGTTCAGCGTCCTGCTCGCCGCGGCGTTCCTCGGCGAACGGCTCACCGCCGTGAAGGTGCTCGGCAGCGCGGTCGCCCTCGGCGGCAGCGCCCTCATCGCCTCCGGCAGCGGCCTGGCGTACTCGCAGGCCGCCTGGGTCGTCCTGGCCGCCGCGGCCGTCCAAGGGATCTACCACTTCTGCAGCAAGCCGCTGCTCCGGCGGTACACCGGACTCGAGGTCGCCTGCTACGCGATGTGGGCCGGGACGCTGTTCCTGGCCCCGCTCGCCCCTCAGGCCCTGCACGCGCTCGCGACCGCCCCGCCGAACGCGACCCTGGCGGTCGTCTTCCTCGGCGTGCTCCCCTCGGCCGCCGGGTTCGTCGCCTGGGGGTACGCGGTCGCCCGGCACTCGATCGCCGTCGCGACCGGCGCCCTCTACCTCGTCCCGGGCGTCGCCCTCGCCGTCGCGTTCGGCTGGCTCGGCGAGGTGCCGACCTGGGCGGACGCCGCCGGCGGTGCGCTCGGCATCGCCGGCGTCGTCCTCCTCTCCCTCAGCCGTGGATCCGGTCGAACGGCAGCCGCAGCACCTGCCCGGCCGGGACCGGCGCGTTCCGCAGGCGGATCGCGTCGAGCTCCGGCGCCGTGA
- a CDS encoding dihydrodipicolinate synthase family protein — protein MPKFAGIVPPLCTPFNDDFSVDTDSLRRHVEVQLDAGVHGVFVLGSSSEVAFLPDAQRRVVVETTVDQVAGRVPVLAGCIDMTTLRVAEHIRTAEAAGADAVVVTAPYYTRTHVAEVDRHFRLLHERTALPIVAYDIPVAVHTKLDGGMVLDLAADGVLAGLKDSSGDEAAFRAVLLGKRDRGLDSFAVFTGSELVVDAALAMGADGAVPGLGNVDPVGYVLIHDHFKSGNLAAARREQERLLKLFSITSVAPPSRMGRGSAGLGAFKAAMKMRGFIDNAVMAPPQLPLDDEELLRIKEKLAEAGLL, from the coding sequence ATGCCGAAGTTCGCCGGAATCGTCCCGCCGCTGTGCACGCCGTTCAACGACGACTTCAGCGTGGACACCGACTCGCTGCGGCGCCACGTCGAGGTCCAGCTCGACGCCGGTGTCCACGGCGTGTTCGTCCTCGGCTCCTCCAGCGAGGTCGCCTTCCTGCCCGACGCCCAGCGCCGGGTCGTCGTCGAGACGACGGTCGACCAGGTCGCCGGCCGCGTCCCGGTGCTCGCCGGCTGTATCGACATGACGACCCTGCGGGTGGCCGAGCACATCCGGACCGCCGAAGCCGCCGGGGCCGACGCCGTCGTCGTCACCGCGCCGTACTACACGCGGACCCACGTAGCCGAGGTCGACCGGCACTTCCGCCTGCTGCACGAGCGCACGGCGCTGCCGATCGTCGCCTACGACATCCCGGTCGCGGTGCACACGAAGCTCGACGGCGGGATGGTTCTCGATCTCGCCGCCGACGGTGTCCTCGCCGGGCTCAAGGACTCCAGCGGCGACGAAGCCGCGTTCCGGGCCGTGCTGCTGGGCAAGCGCGACCGCGGCCTCGACTCCTTCGCCGTGTTCACCGGGTCCGAGCTGGTCGTGGACGCGGCACTGGCGATGGGCGCGGACGGTGCCGTACCGGGCCTGGGCAACGTCGACCCGGTCGGGTACGTGCTCATCCACGACCACTTCAAGTCCGGCAACCTGGCCGCGGCCCGCCGGGAGCAGGAACGGCTGCTGAAGCTGTTCTCGATCACGTCGGTGGCGCCGCCGAGCCGGATGGGCCGCGGTTCGGCCGGGCTCGGCGCCTTCAAGGCCGCGATGAAGATGCGCGGGTTCATCGACAACGCTGTCATGGCCCCGCCCCAGCTGCCGCTGGACGACGAGGAACTGCTGCGGATCAAGGAGAAGCTCGCCGAAGCCGGTCTGCTCTGA
- a CDS encoding sialidase family protein: MRTLGRWAAVAALVASSLLAVSPAQAAPQFDQQVLFKASQDPGYSCFRIPAIVESTHGTLLAFAEGRIDNCGDTGDIDLVLKRSTDGGKTWSPLQVVNRGGGDTHGNPVPIVDRRTGRIVLITTYNKGRDDDKACDVPCPRTPHSQYSDDDGLTWSTPVDISAQAKRPDWDSWYASGPVHGIQLTKGRHAGRLVFGVNAETSDGTNSIENHAGLVYSDDGGRSWHVGAVSSYPHPVGGTYTQKPSEVTVVELADGSIYAGGREQGGTDIGNRDYAVSRDGGETFSKPFTTIPDLVTPMVQGAIVRVGKRLLFSSPSDTDRRRWMMIRSSYDGGRTWENAEQGTRITADWSGYSDLVQISGSEIGLMYEGGAVDARDEIRFARFTEEYLGWKNSAGPSTPDVSGHADARVLGGASVATGRFGGAVTLDGVDDYVRVPYDPAQPPGDGDLTWTGWFRYGATKGNQVLFWLGGMGTTAPQLWLRGEPANHRLIATMTTAAGTASITTAQAYDDQAWHHVALERTGGQLLLWVDGVQVASGAAAAGSVSRTVSFQLQLGQRLDNQFRWNGSFDEVRFYRRALTAPELDAIRLRNAPVPAGQVLRLPFDRIHG, translated from the coding sequence ATGAGAACACTGGGGAGATGGGCCGCGGTGGCGGCCCTGGTGGCGAGTTCACTGCTCGCCGTGAGCCCGGCGCAGGCCGCGCCGCAGTTCGACCAGCAGGTCCTGTTCAAAGCCTCGCAGGATCCCGGGTACAGCTGCTTCCGCATCCCGGCGATCGTCGAGTCCACTCACGGCACCCTCCTGGCGTTCGCCGAGGGCCGCATCGACAACTGCGGCGACACCGGCGACATCGACCTCGTGCTCAAGCGCTCCACCGACGGCGGGAAGACGTGGTCGCCGCTGCAGGTGGTCAACCGCGGCGGCGGGGACACGCACGGCAACCCGGTGCCCATAGTGGACCGCCGCACCGGCCGGATCGTGCTGATCACGACGTACAACAAGGGCCGTGACGACGACAAGGCGTGCGACGTCCCGTGCCCGCGCACCCCGCACTCGCAGTACAGCGACGACGACGGCCTCACCTGGTCCACACCGGTCGACATCAGCGCGCAGGCGAAACGGCCGGACTGGGACTCGTGGTACGCGTCCGGCCCGGTGCACGGGATCCAGCTGACGAAGGGACGCCACGCCGGGCGGCTCGTGTTCGGCGTCAACGCGGAAACCAGCGACGGCACGAACTCCATCGAGAACCACGCCGGGCTCGTCTACAGCGACGACGGCGGGCGCAGCTGGCACGTCGGTGCGGTGAGCTCCTACCCGCACCCGGTAGGCGGGACATACACGCAGAAGCCGTCCGAGGTGACCGTCGTCGAACTGGCCGACGGGTCGATCTACGCCGGCGGCCGCGAGCAGGGCGGCACCGACATCGGCAACCGCGACTACGCCGTCAGCCGTGACGGCGGAGAGACGTTCTCCAAGCCCTTCACCACCATCCCCGACCTGGTGACGCCGATGGTGCAAGGAGCGATCGTGCGCGTCGGGAAGCGTCTCCTGTTCTCCTCGCCGTCGGACACCGACCGGCGCCGCTGGATGATGATCCGGTCGTCGTACGACGGCGGCCGGACGTGGGAGAACGCCGAGCAGGGAACGCGGATCACCGCCGACTGGTCCGGGTACTCGGACCTGGTGCAGATCAGCGGCTCGGAGATCGGGCTCATGTACGAAGGGGGTGCGGTCGACGCGCGCGACGAGATCCGCTTCGCGCGCTTCACCGAGGAATACCTGGGCTGGAAGAACTCGGCCGGACCGTCCACTCCGGACGTTTCCGGGCACGCGGACGCGCGGGTGCTCGGCGGTGCTTCGGTGGCGACCGGGCGTTTCGGCGGCGCGGTGACCCTGGACGGCGTCGACGACTACGTCCGCGTGCCGTACGACCCGGCGCAGCCGCCGGGCGACGGCGACCTCACGTGGACGGGCTGGTTCCGCTATGGCGCCACGAAGGGCAACCAGGTGCTGTTCTGGCTGGGCGGCATGGGCACGACGGCCCCGCAGCTGTGGCTGCGCGGCGAACCCGCGAACCACCGGCTGATCGCGACGATGACCACGGCGGCCGGGACGGCGTCGATCACGACGGCGCAGGCCTACGACGACCAGGCCTGGCACCACGTCGCGCTCGAACGCACCGGTGGGCAGCTGCTGCTGTGGGTGGACGGCGTCCAGGTCGCGTCCGGCGCCGCGGCGGCGGGTTCGGTGAGCCGGACGGTGTCGTTCCAGCTGCAGCTGGGACAGCGGCTGGACAACCAGTTCCGCTGGAACGGCAGCTTCGACGAGGTCCGCTTCTACCGCCGGGCGCTCACGGCGCCGGAGCTCGACGCGATCCGCCTGCGGAACGCGCCGGTCCCGGCCGGGCAGGTGCTGCGGCTGCCGTTCGACCGGATCCACGGCTGA
- a CDS encoding ABC transporter permease: MAVVVRMLLSRILALIPLLLGVILFVFIVMRFAPVDPALAAFDGANATAEQLQQFRLENGLLDPLPLQYVHFVWHLVQGDFGTSVITKQPVGETIATALPLTVQLTLLGLVIALVSSLVLGVTSALFRDRWPDKVIRVVTLAGVAAPAFWVALLLVQWLAVGQGLFPTSGYVSPADSFGGWLNSLTLPAVSLALPVAAQLTRVIRTSMVEELDKDYVRTARGGGLPPVVVVGRNVLRNALVTPLTVLGLRVGYLLGGAVVIETMFALPGMGQNMIQAVTDGDTAKVQGFVITIAIGFVLVNLIVDVLYLIANPRLRSRA; encoded by the coding sequence GTGGCCGTCGTCGTGCGGATGCTGCTCAGCCGCATCCTCGCCCTGATCCCGCTGCTGCTCGGCGTGATCCTGTTCGTGTTCATCGTGATGCGGTTCGCGCCGGTCGACCCGGCGCTGGCCGCGTTCGACGGCGCGAACGCCACCGCCGAGCAGCTGCAGCAGTTCCGGCTCGAGAACGGGCTGCTGGACCCGCTGCCGCTGCAGTACGTCCACTTCGTCTGGCACCTGGTCCAGGGTGACTTCGGCACGAGCGTGATCACCAAGCAGCCGGTCGGCGAGACCATCGCGACCGCGCTGCCGCTGACCGTCCAGCTGACCCTGCTGGGCCTGGTCATCGCGCTGGTGAGCTCGCTGGTGCTGGGCGTGACCTCGGCGCTGTTCCGCGACCGCTGGCCGGACAAGGTGATCCGGGTGGTCACCCTGGCCGGGGTCGCCGCGCCGGCGTTCTGGGTGGCGCTGCTGCTGGTCCAGTGGCTGGCCGTCGGCCAGGGCCTGTTCCCGACCAGCGGCTACGTCAGCCCGGCCGACTCCTTCGGTGGCTGGCTGAACTCGCTGACGCTGCCCGCGGTCTCCCTGGCGCTGCCGGTGGCCGCGCAGCTGACCCGGGTGATCCGGACGTCGATGGTCGAGGAGCTGGACAAGGACTACGTCCGCACCGCGCGCGGCGGCGGCCTGCCGCCGGTGGTCGTGGTCGGGCGCAACGTGCTGCGCAACGCGCTGGTCACGCCGCTGACCGTGCTCGGCCTGCGGGTCGGCTACCTGCTGGGCGGCGCCGTCGTCATCGAGACGATGTTCGCGCTGCCGGGGATGGGGCAGAACATGATCCAGGCCGTCACCGACGGCGACACCGCCAAGGTCCAGGGCTTCGTCATCACGATCGCGATCGGGTTCGTGCTGGTCAACCTGATCGTCGACGTCCTGTACCTGATCGCCAACCCGCGCCTGCGGAGCCGCGCGTGA
- a CDS encoding dipeptide/oligopeptide/nickel ABC transporter permease/ATP-binding protein translates to MKRLRAAWPALAILGVLLLVAVLGTLVATHNPDALSTDTGGPSGSHWFGTDTSGRDIFSRLVAGTRWSLAIGLGAVALALVSGAVIGAFAATSHRRVDAVVMRVLDVIMAFPGIALAAVLVAVFGHGILVLILAIGFLNMPPVARVIRANVLAQYGEDYVAAERVIGARRFFVLTRHVAINCAAPVLVYCTVTVADAIVFEASLSFIGAGIQPPDPSWGSVLADGKDLVLTGGWWATLFPGLLILVTVLALNILSERISDAWAAPSARAVKAAEVAKAVAKREDADTAPVLPIAGLREAGERLARTARSLDHRETVLEVDRLRIAFPGRHEGVDVVDGVSFSVRAGEVLGLIGESGCGKTLTALSILGLQPAAARVSGQIRFAQRDLLALRPGDRRRHLGHDIAMIYQDALSSLNPAMTIRAQLKQFTRRGGTRTPAELLELVNLDPDRTLRAYPHELSGGQRQRVLIAMALSRDPKLIVADEPTTALDVTVQAQIMALLLRLQEELGFALILVSHDLALVSEIADRVVVMYGGQVAELGSTAEVVGSPRHHYTRGLLSAVLSLEENEARLTQIKGVVPAPAEFPVGCRFADRCPAARAKCHEETPVRFGEPVDHLVACHFPAVDIAREKEATA, encoded by the coding sequence GTGAAGCGCCTGCGCGCGGCCTGGCCCGCGCTCGCGATCCTCGGCGTTCTGCTGCTGGTCGCCGTGCTCGGCACGCTCGTCGCGACGCACAACCCGGACGCGCTCAGCACCGACACCGGAGGGCCCAGCGGGTCGCACTGGTTCGGCACGGACACGTCGGGCCGGGACATCTTCTCCCGGCTCGTCGCCGGCACGCGCTGGTCGCTCGCCATCGGCCTGGGGGCGGTGGCGCTCGCGCTCGTGTCGGGGGCGGTGATCGGGGCGTTCGCCGCGACCTCGCACCGCCGGGTGGACGCCGTGGTCATGCGCGTGCTGGACGTCATCATGGCGTTCCCGGGCATCGCGCTGGCCGCGGTGCTCGTCGCCGTGTTCGGCCACGGCATCCTCGTCTTGATCCTGGCCATCGGGTTCCTCAACATGCCTCCGGTGGCCCGGGTGATCCGGGCGAACGTGCTGGCCCAGTACGGCGAGGACTACGTCGCGGCCGAACGCGTCATCGGGGCCCGCCGGTTCTTCGTGCTGACCCGGCACGTCGCGATCAACTGCGCCGCCCCGGTGCTCGTGTACTGCACGGTCACGGTGGCCGACGCGATCGTGTTCGAGGCTTCGCTGTCGTTCATCGGCGCCGGCATCCAGCCACCCGACCCGTCGTGGGGCTCGGTGCTCGCCGACGGCAAGGACCTGGTGCTGACCGGCGGCTGGTGGGCGACGCTGTTCCCCGGCCTGCTGATCCTGGTCACGGTCCTCGCGCTGAACATCCTGTCCGAGCGGATCTCGGACGCCTGGGCCGCGCCGTCGGCCCGGGCCGTCAAGGCGGCCGAAGTCGCGAAGGCGGTCGCGAAGCGGGAAGACGCCGACACCGCGCCCGTCCTGCCGATCGCCGGCCTGCGGGAAGCGGGGGAGCGGCTGGCCCGCACCGCCCGGTCCCTCGACCACCGCGAGACGGTCCTCGAGGTCGACCGGCTCAGGATCGCCTTCCCCGGCCGCCACGAAGGCGTCGACGTCGTCGACGGCGTGTCCTTCAGCGTCCGCGCGGGGGAAGTGCTCGGCCTGATCGGCGAGTCCGGCTGCGGCAAGACGCTCACCGCGTTGTCGATCCTCGGCCTGCAGCCCGCGGCCGCCCGGGTGTCCGGGCAGATCCGGTTCGCCCAGCGCGACCTCCTCGCGCTGCGCCCCGGCGACCGCCGCCGCCACCTCGGCCACGACATCGCGATGATCTACCAGGACGCGCTGAGCTCGCTCAACCCGGCGATGACCATCCGCGCCCAGCTCAAGCAGTTCACCCGCCGCGGCGGCACGCGCACCCCGGCCGAGCTGCTGGAACTGGTCAACCTCGACCCGGACCGGACGCTGCGCGCCTACCCGCACGAGCTGTCCGGCGGCCAGCGCCAGCGCGTGCTGATCGCGATGGCGCTCTCGCGGGATCCGAAGCTGATCGTGGCCGACGAGCCCACGACGGCGCTGGACGTCACGGTCCAGGCCCAGATCATGGCGCTGTTGCTGCGGCTGCAAGAAGAACTCGGGTTCGCGCTCATCCTCGTCTCGCACGACCTCGCGCTGGTGTCCGAGATCGCCGACCGCGTCGTCGTCATGTACGGCGGGCAGGTCGCCGAGCTGGGCAGCACCGCCGAGGTCGTCGGCTCGCCCCGGCACCACTACACGCGCGGGCTCCTCAGCGCCGTGCTGTCGCTGGAGGAGAACGAGGCCCGGCTCACCCAGATCAAGGGCGTCGTGCCGGCCCCGGCCGAGTTCCCGGTGGGCTGCCGCTTCGCCGACCGTTGCCCGGCGGCCCGCGCCAAGTGCCACGAGGAAACCCCGGTCCGCTTCGGCGAACCCGTCGACCACCTCGTCGCCTGCCACTTCCCGGCGGTCGACATCGCCCGTGAGAAGGAGGCGACGGCGTGA
- a CDS encoding beta-galactosidase translates to MLHYGADYNPEHWPDEVRREDLKLMAEAGVTMVTAGIYSWAGVEPRPGEYEFGWFDDVMAGLAGAGVKVCLATMTASPPPWLSHAHPEILPVRADGVRLSPGARQQFCPSSPVYRAHAARLVEQLATRYAGHPALAVWHVGNEFGCHVRACYCDVSAADFRGWLRERYGTIEALNTAWTTTFWAQRYDDWAEILPPRVAPTFPNPAQQLDFHRFSSDAALGCFLTEQAVLRRITPDTPITTNFVGLVQKALDWHTWTPHEDVVSLDSYPDPCDPRAHVEAAFAYDLVRSAKDRPWMLLEQAPSAVNWRPRNSPKPPGALRLGSWQAVAQGADAVLFFQWRQTSGGAEKFHSAMVPHGGRDTRTFRETAALGRELARVPELAGTRVRADVALLHDWPSWWGLELDSHPAALEQLETHLAHYAPLFDANITCDVVHPSRDLTRYKLVVVPNLYLLEPASADNLRVYVASGGHLVVSYFSGIVDGCDRAHLGGHPAPLRDILGLRVDEFWPLDGPIPLEFADGTTDSGAIWSEWIELEGAEAVASFAGGDLAGRPAITRHAFGDGVAWYVGTRPGLAPLLGRITAEAGVTPVLAAPPGVQAVVRHGEESAYLFLLNHGTEPVTVDLPQPAPDLLGDPSRPLREVRLAPRGVAVLKG, encoded by the coding sequence ATGCTCCACTACGGCGCCGACTACAACCCGGAGCACTGGCCCGACGAGGTCCGCCGGGAAGACCTGAAGCTGATGGCCGAAGCGGGCGTCACGATGGTGACCGCGGGGATCTACTCGTGGGCCGGGGTCGAACCGCGGCCGGGGGAGTACGAGTTCGGCTGGTTCGACGACGTCATGGCCGGCCTGGCCGGCGCCGGGGTGAAGGTGTGCCTGGCGACGATGACCGCGTCCCCGCCGCCGTGGCTGTCCCACGCGCACCCGGAGATCCTCCCGGTGCGCGCCGACGGCGTGCGGCTTTCCCCGGGCGCGCGGCAGCAGTTCTGCCCGTCGAGCCCGGTCTACCGCGCGCACGCCGCCCGGCTGGTCGAGCAGCTGGCGACGCGGTACGCGGGGCACCCCGCGCTCGCCGTGTGGCACGTCGGCAACGAGTTCGGCTGCCACGTCCGCGCCTGCTACTGCGACGTCTCCGCGGCGGACTTCCGCGGCTGGCTGCGGGAGCGCTACGGGACGATCGAGGCGCTCAACACGGCCTGGACGACCACCTTCTGGGCGCAGCGCTACGACGACTGGGCCGAGATCCTGCCGCCGCGCGTCGCGCCGACCTTCCCCAACCCCGCCCAGCAGCTGGACTTCCACCGGTTCTCCTCCGACGCCGCGCTCGGCTGCTTCCTGACCGAACAGGCGGTGCTGCGGCGGATCACCCCGGACACGCCGATCACGACCAACTTCGTCGGCCTGGTGCAGAAGGCCCTCGACTGGCACACGTGGACACCGCACGAGGACGTCGTCAGCCTCGACTCGTACCCGGATCCCTGCGACCCGCGCGCCCATGTCGAAGCGGCGTTCGCCTACGACCTGGTCAGGTCCGCGAAGGACCGGCCGTGGATGCTGCTCGAACAGGCGCCGAGCGCGGTGAACTGGCGGCCCCGCAACAGTCCCAAGCCACCGGGGGCGCTGCGGCTCGGCAGCTGGCAGGCCGTCGCCCAGGGGGCCGACGCCGTGCTGTTCTTCCAGTGGCGCCAGACGAGCGGTGGCGCCGAGAAGTTCCACTCCGCGATGGTCCCGCACGGCGGCCGCGACACCCGGACGTTCCGCGAAACGGCCGCGCTCGGGCGGGAACTGGCCCGCGTCCCGGAACTGGCCGGGACGCGCGTGCGGGCCGACGTCGCCCTGCTGCACGACTGGCCGAGCTGGTGGGGTCTGGAGCTGGACTCGCACCCGGCGGCACTGGAGCAGCTCGAGACGCACCTCGCGCACTACGCGCCGTTGTTCGACGCGAACATCACCTGCGACGTCGTGCACCCTTCGCGGGATCTCACGCGCTACAAGCTCGTCGTCGTCCCGAACCTGTACTTGCTGGAACCGGCTTCCGCGGACAACCTGCGCGTGTACGTCGCCAGCGGTGGGCACCTCGTGGTGTCGTACTTCAGCGGCATCGTCGACGGCTGCGACCGCGCTCACCTCGGTGGGCACCCCGCGCCCCTGCGGGACATCCTCGGCCTGCGGGTCGACGAGTTCTGGCCCCTGGACGGGCCGATCCCGCTCGAGTTCGCCGACGGCACCACGGATTCCGGGGCGATCTGGTCCGAGTGGATCGAACTCGAAGGTGCCGAAGCCGTCGCGTCGTTCGCGGGTGGTGACCTGGCCGGGCGGCCCGCGATCACGCGGCACGCGTTCGGCGACGGCGTCGCCTGGTACGTGGGAACCCGGCCCGGCTTGGCCCCGCTGCTGGGCCGCATCACCGCGGAAGCCGGGGTGACGCCGGTGCTCGCCGCCCCGCCCGGTGTCCAGGCCGTCGTCCGGCACGGCGAGGAAAGCGCTTACCTGTTCCTGCTCAACCACGGCACCGAGCCGGTCACCGTCGACCTGCCGCAGCCCGCGCCGGATCTGCTGGGCGACCCGTCGCGGCCGCTGCGCGAGGTCCGGCTCGCCCCGCGAGGTGTCGCCGTCCTGAAGGGATGA
- a CDS encoding LysR family transcriptional regulator, with the protein MLELRRLRVLHALAQHRTVAATAVALHLTGPAVSQHLAALEREAGVPLLEKQGRVLAFTPAGRLLVSHAEVILDDLAAAESALAAVAGNGSGTVRVAAFASAARRLLPRAWAGPVSLRLVEQEPDAALASLRRQDVDIAVVHSYSLVPRDIPPRCEERVLLEEPVLLASARQEPTPVRLADFADRPWLVPTSDLSCYEMIRRACGAAGFVPSVVAESADFAVLVALAAAGAGVALVPEMALPDGPPGVHLYPLEEPLTRKVFALTRSGLARRPDVRTVLDGLERAARESG; encoded by the coding sequence ATGTTGGAGCTCCGCCGGCTACGCGTCCTGCACGCCCTCGCCCAGCACCGGACGGTGGCCGCCACGGCCGTGGCGCTGCACCTGACCGGGCCGGCCGTCTCGCAGCACCTGGCGGCCCTCGAACGCGAGGCCGGCGTACCCCTGCTGGAGAAGCAGGGCCGGGTCCTCGCCTTCACCCCGGCCGGGCGGCTGCTGGTCTCCCACGCCGAGGTCATCCTCGACGACCTGGCCGCCGCCGAGTCCGCGCTGGCCGCGGTCGCCGGGAACGGCTCAGGGACGGTGCGGGTGGCCGCCTTCGCCTCCGCGGCGCGCCGGTTGCTGCCGCGTGCGTGGGCCGGACCGGTTTCGCTGCGGCTGGTCGAGCAGGAACCGGACGCGGCCCTGGCGTCGCTGCGCCGCCAGGACGTCGACATCGCGGTGGTGCACAGCTATTCGCTGGTGCCGCGGGACATCCCGCCGCGGTGCGAGGAGCGGGTGCTGCTGGAGGAACCGGTCCTGCTGGCGTCGGCCCGGCAGGAGCCCACGCCGGTTCGCTTGGCGGACTTCGCGGACCGTCCGTGGCTGGTGCCGACGTCGGACCTCTCGTGCTACGAAATGATCCGGCGCGCCTGTGGTGCGGCGGGGTTCGTGCCGTCGGTGGTGGCGGAATCCGCGGATTTCGCGGTGCTGGTCGCGCTGGCCGCCGCCGGCGCCGGGGTGGCGCTGGTGCCGGAGATGGCGCTGCCGGACGGTCCGCCGGGCGTGCACCTGTACCCGCTCGAAGAACCGTTGACGCGCAAGGTGTTCGCACTGACCCGCTCGGGACTCGCGCGGCGGCCGGACGTCCGGACGGTGCTGGACGGCCTGGAACGAGCAGCCCGGGAGAGCGGTTAG
- a CDS encoding oligopeptide/dipeptide ABC transporter ATP-binding protein: protein MNLLELDGVHVVHKIRGRGLFGHDSVHALTDAHLVVNPGETIGVVGESGCGKSTLAKVIVGLQRPTAGTVRFRGKPLDDGSGREVGMVFQDPSTALNRRLAVAKIIRDPLDVHRAGTPAERDERVRELMSLVGLPTSAADAVPGQLSGGQRQRVAIARALALRPALLVADEPTSALDVSVRAQILNLLLDLREQLDLAMVFVSHDIQTVKKMSDRIVTMYLGRIVEEAPAPELPEAARHPYTRALFSATPSLLHPVEPIVLTGPVPSATNPPSGCPFRTRCPKATGECAAELPPPVAAAGGHTYRCIHPEIPTGVSA, encoded by the coding sequence GTGAACCTCCTGGAGCTCGACGGCGTCCACGTCGTGCACAAGATCCGCGGCCGCGGCCTGTTCGGCCACGACAGCGTCCACGCCCTCACCGACGCCCACCTCGTCGTGAACCCCGGCGAGACGATCGGGGTCGTCGGGGAGTCCGGCTGCGGCAAGTCGACGCTGGCCAAGGTGATCGTCGGCCTGCAGCGCCCGACCGCGGGCACGGTCCGGTTCCGCGGGAAGCCCCTCGACGACGGGTCCGGGCGGGAGGTCGGCATGGTCTTCCAGGACCCGTCGACCGCGCTCAACCGCCGGCTCGCCGTCGCCAAGATCATCCGCGACCCGCTCGACGTGCACCGCGCCGGCACGCCGGCCGAGCGCGACGAGCGCGTCCGCGAGCTCATGTCCCTGGTCGGCCTGCCCACCAGCGCCGCCGACGCGGTGCCGGGCCAGCTCTCCGGCGGCCAGCGCCAGCGCGTCGCCATCGCGCGGGCCCTGGCCCTGCGGCCCGCCCTGCTGGTCGCCGACGAGCCGACGTCCGCTCTCGACGTCTCGGTCCGCGCCCAGATCCTCAACCTGCTGCTCGACCTGCGCGAACAGCTGGACCTGGCGATGGTCTTCGTCTCCCACGACATCCAGACCGTCAAGAAGATGAGCGACCGCATCGTCACGATGTACCTCGGCCGGATCGTCGAAGAAGCCCCGGCTCCCGAACTCCCGGAAGCCGCCCGGCACCCGTACACCCGGGCCCTCTTCTCGGCGACGCCCAGCCTGCTCCACCCGGTCGAGCCGATCGTCCTCACCGGCCCGGTGCCCTCGGCGACGAACCCGCCGAGCGGCTGCCCGTTCCGCACCCGCTGCCCGAAAGCGACCGGCGAATGCGCGGCCGAGCTGCCGCCGCCGGTGGCGGCCGCCGGGGGCCACACCTACCGCTGCATCCATCCCGAGATCCCTACCGGAGTGAGCGCCTGA